In a single window of the Pseudogemmatithrix spongiicola genome:
- a CDS encoding HEPN domain-containing protein: MKNREITRQVQRIKALLKKVDEASAGNVELQSHWARYACVLMAGLIENAYAEVYSAFVKGNAQAPVASYATHMLSSVQNPKTKRFLETSERFKPSWRSELEAFVDQDGRKDAIDSIMANRHLIAHGSDSGITMARVRTYLDKALEVMEFIENQLSR; the protein is encoded by the coding sequence ATGAAGAACCGGGAGATTACCCGTCAGGTCCAGCGAATCAAGGCTCTCCTCAAGAAAGTAGACGAGGCGAGTGCGGGGAACGTTGAGCTTCAGTCTCACTGGGCTCGCTACGCCTGCGTTCTGATGGCTGGCCTTATCGAGAACGCCTATGCGGAGGTTTATTCCGCGTTCGTGAAGGGCAATGCTCAGGCTCCGGTAGCATCCTATGCAACTCACATGCTTAGCTCTGTTCAGAACCCAAAGACTAAGCGCTTCCTCGAGACGTCCGAACGCTTTAAGCCGAGCTGGCGGTCAGAACTTGAGGCATTTGTCGACCAGGATGGGCGCAAGGACGCGATTGACTCAATTATGGCCAACCGGCATTTGATCGCTCACGGTAGCGATTCTGGCATTACGATGGCCCGGGTTCGGACGTATCTCGATAAGGCGCTCGAGGTGATGGAGTTCATCGAGAACCAGTTGAGCAGGTGA
- a CDS encoding IS481 family transposase translates to MNIHNNARLTAWGRAELVRRVVLDGEPVRAVAAALHISTSTAYKWLRRFAAGGWAALADRSSRPRRSPRATQPAQIERILRLRAKRLTGPEIAERLGLAVSTVGRILTRAGQGRLKGPGATGGPRYERETPGELLHVDTKALDRFVAAGHRAHGNRSKVGRRRGLGQDHLHVAVDDATRLAYAALLPTQDAAACARFLDAAHRWFAQLGIPVHGVMTDNAKAYTSHAVQAMLAAHGIRHLRTKPYRPQTNGKAERFIQTALRRWAYKKPYRSSRHRNAALPDFLDCYNVERPHRSLGRVPPLLHFLMQREQRP, encoded by the coding sequence GTGAACATCCACAACAATGCGCGATTGACCGCCTGGGGGCGAGCCGAGCTCGTTCGCCGGGTGGTCCTCGACGGCGAACCGGTGCGCGCCGTCGCCGCCGCCCTCCACATCAGCACGAGCACGGCGTACAAGTGGCTGCGGCGCTTCGCGGCCGGCGGCTGGGCTGCGCTGGCCGATCGCTCGTCGCGGCCGCGGCGCTCGCCGCGCGCGACGCAGCCCGCGCAGATCGAGCGAATCCTCCGGCTCCGGGCGAAGCGCCTGACGGGTCCCGAGATCGCGGAGCGACTCGGGCTCGCGGTCTCGACGGTCGGCCGGATCCTGACGCGCGCGGGCCAAGGCCGGCTGAAGGGGCCCGGCGCAACCGGCGGGCCGCGCTACGAGCGCGAGACGCCGGGCGAGCTCCTGCACGTCGACACGAAGGCGCTCGACCGCTTCGTCGCGGCGGGCCACCGCGCGCACGGCAACCGCTCGAAGGTCGGCCGCCGTCGGGGGCTCGGCCAGGACCACCTGCACGTCGCGGTCGACGACGCGACGCGCCTCGCGTACGCGGCGCTGCTGCCGACGCAGGACGCGGCGGCGTGCGCGCGCTTCCTCGACGCGGCGCACCGCTGGTTTGCACAGTTGGGCATACCGGTCCACGGCGTGATGACCGACAACGCGAAGGCCTACACCAGCCACGCTGTGCAGGCGATGCTCGCCGCGCACGGGATCCGGCACCTGCGCACCAAGCCCTACCGCCCGCAGACGAACGGCAAGGCGGAGCGCTTCATCCAGACCGCGCTCCGCCGCTGGGCCTACAAGAAGCCCTACCGCAGCTCCCGCCACCGCAACGCGGCGCTACCCGACTTCCTAGATTGCTACAACGTCGAACGGCCGCACCGGTCGCTCGGCCGCGTCCCCCCGCTGCTCCACTTCCTCATGCAGCGTGAACAACGTCCTTAG
- a CDS encoding S1C family serine protease, translating to MVLALSANGDTLGQGSGFILRADGVIVTNHHVLAGSSRAAVILPNGETYTRVRVLDADSSLDLALLKIPGAGLPFLPPRTTTPRAGERAVVLGSPLGLANTVSEGIVSAARVVEGRELIQITAPISPGSSGGPVLDGTGRVFAVATAYLAEGQQLNFAVPVRYAVGLLEDGPTERSVAEVFAGSPATQSTQSRAATTMRRASQPRTEFGGTYSLTEQIRDSDGAVRMNRVGFLVANREVGLLSMAEGTWDKVVGETFVSGVTRWSSNSAGDLLLAAGGITWDGFQAEGGGFFAEGRFTFEKREFVSVISAEPYRLPLSSEDGLYRATVRTRYRARGREGSDYLEWTGDLAVAFANDSIYVDLALYNASGGSTAFFATGRLIAGERFDLSDSSGSRLTGSVRDGLLTADWTDQRENGAAFVGRLRADRR from the coding sequence GTGGTTCTCGCACTTAGCGCGAACGGCGACACCCTCGGCCAAGGCTCTGGCTTCATCTTGCGTGCCGACGGCGTCATCGTGACGAACCATCACGTGCTAGCTGGCTCTTCGCGTGCAGCAGTCATTCTGCCGAACGGCGAGACCTACACCCGGGTGCGCGTACTGGACGCAGACAGCAGTCTTGATCTCGCACTGCTCAAGATCCCTGGGGCAGGCCTCCCCTTCCTTCCTCCACGCACCACAACGCCTCGTGCAGGTGAGAGGGCGGTTGTTCTTGGTAGTCCTCTCGGACTCGCCAATACCGTGTCCGAAGGCATTGTAAGCGCAGCACGTGTCGTTGAAGGCCGGGAGCTAATTCAGATTACGGCACCGATTTCTCCCGGATCAAGCGGAGGTCCGGTACTGGATGGGACTGGTCGTGTGTTCGCGGTAGCGACAGCGTATCTGGCCGAAGGCCAGCAGCTCAACTTCGCGGTGCCCGTTCGCTACGCAGTTGGCTTACTGGAGGACGGTCCAACCGAGCGCTCCGTCGCCGAGGTTTTCGCGGGCTCGCCAGCGACGCAGAGTACACAGTCACGTGCCGCGACGACTATGCGTCGCGCGTCGCAGCCGCGAACCGAGTTTGGCGGTACCTACTCACTCACAGAACAGATCCGTGATTCGGATGGTGCGGTACGCATGAACCGCGTTGGCTTCCTTGTGGCTAACAGGGAAGTGGGGCTGCTCTCGATGGCAGAAGGAACCTGGGACAAGGTTGTCGGTGAGACATTTGTTTCTGGCGTGACGCGATGGTCGTCGAACTCTGCTGGTGATCTACTCCTTGCCGCAGGCGGCATCACTTGGGATGGATTCCAGGCTGAGGGCGGCGGCTTCTTTGCGGAAGGTCGATTCACATTTGAGAAGCGCGAGTTCGTTTCCGTCATCAGTGCAGAGCCTTACCGCCTTCCGCTTTCGAGCGAGGATGGTCTCTATCGCGCCACAGTTCGCACTAGGTATCGTGCGCGCGGCCGCGAAGGCTCAGACTACCTGGAATGGACGGGAGATCTCGCAGTCGCGTTCGCCAACGACAGCATTTACGTTGACCTTGCGCTATACAACGCCTCAGGTGGGAGTACCGCATTCTTTGCAACCGGTCGGCTCATAGCGGGCGAGCGCTTTGACCTTTCAGACAGCAGTGGCAGCAGGCTCACTGGCTCCGTGCGTGACGGGCTGTTGACGGCAGATTGGACTGATCAGCGCGAGAATGGCGCCGCTTTCGTTGGGCGACTCCGCGCAGACAGGCGCTAA
- a CDS encoding DUF262 domain-containing protein — MSEPADAEYSEDDEKSLYVDEALTDDTVVPDDYQIASYGADYDVEGLVRRIQRGDIFVPSFQRQYMWNQQEASRFVESLLLGLPVPGIFLATEPSTGKMLVIDGQQRLKTLQFFYEGSFNPKPDAKTHRLFKLVKVQKPFDGLSYKELDQRDRMKLDNAIIHATVIKQEAPKDGDTSIYHIFERLNNGGRRLAGQEIRSALYHGALIELLDSLAELPSWRRLFGARSKREKDEELLLRFFALHFASSAYEKPMTEFLNQFAAKNRNPSPETLDAWRQLVVDTLDLIEKSLGLTAFRIGKPLNAALCDAIMVGVAARLQHSPAPREDALRKAYQELMASDAFMQAVTRATSDEQSVSTRLELARKAFAAT; from the coding sequence ATGAGCGAGCCAGCAGACGCGGAGTATAGCGAAGACGACGAAAAGTCTCTGTATGTCGACGAAGCTCTAACTGACGATACGGTCGTTCCTGACGACTACCAGATCGCTAGCTACGGTGCCGACTACGACGTTGAGGGACTGGTACGCCGCATTCAGCGCGGCGACATCTTCGTTCCGAGCTTTCAAAGACAGTACATGTGGAACCAGCAGGAAGCCTCTCGCTTTGTTGAGAGTCTTCTCCTCGGACTGCCTGTGCCAGGCATTTTTTTGGCAACGGAGCCGTCGACCGGGAAGATGCTAGTCATTGATGGCCAGCAACGTCTGAAGACGCTTCAGTTCTTTTACGAGGGCTCATTCAATCCGAAGCCCGACGCAAAGACGCATCGGCTCTTCAAGCTGGTGAAGGTTCAGAAGCCCTTCGACGGACTATCGTACAAGGAGCTTGATCAGCGAGATCGGATGAAGTTGGACAACGCCATTATCCACGCGACCGTCATCAAGCAGGAAGCACCCAAAGATGGCGATACAAGCATCTACCACATCTTCGAGCGCCTCAACAACGGCGGCAGGCGTCTCGCTGGCCAGGAGATTCGCTCGGCTCTATATCACGGCGCATTGATCGAACTTCTGGACTCGCTTGCAGAGCTCCCATCGTGGCGCCGCCTTTTTGGAGCCCGAAGCAAGCGAGAGAAGGATGAGGAGCTCTTGCTTCGCTTCTTTGCTTTGCACTTTGCTAGCAGTGCATACGAGAAGCCAATGACCGAGTTCCTGAATCAGTTTGCGGCGAAGAACCGCAATCCATCCCCCGAGACGCTGGATGCATGGCGGCAGTTGGTGGTGGACACTCTGGATCTCATTGAGAAGTCCTTGGGCTTGACCGCCTTCCGTATCGGCAAACCGCTCAACGCCGCACTTTGCGATGCCATCATGGTCGGAGTAGCCGCTAGGCTGCAACACTCGCCCGCCCCGCGGGAAGACGCACTCCGCAAGGCCTATCAGGAACTGATGGCCAGTGACGCGTTTATGCAGGCTGTCACTCGCGCCACATCTGACGAGCAAAGCGTCTCCACGAGGCTGGAACTAGCCCGGAAGGCCTTCGCGGCCACCTGA
- a CDS encoding IS110 family transposase, with amino-acid sequence MIGIDLHKRESQLCILDAEGHATERRIVTSRDRFTAVLGSRPPARILVEASTESEWVACHLEALGHAVIVADPNFAPMYATRSRRVKTDRRDARTLADALRLGAYRPAHRVSAARRHVRAELAVREALVRTRTRCIALAKALVRRDGLRVPSSTAANFVERLTALPLGSTLAAELAPLIAVLGPLNVQIEAADARIAALGRTDPIVALLQTAPSIGPVTSSGLVAIADDVGRFPSAHQFEAFLGLVPGERSSGEKRRVGHITKAGNRRARYLLVEAAWRILRSKAADTAVLRAWAQRILHRRGKKIAAVALARRLAGILYAMWRDQRAYDAGQLRMPPSEPVHAA; translated from the coding sequence ATGATAGGGATTGATCTCCACAAGCGCGAGAGCCAACTCTGCATCCTCGACGCGGAGGGGCACGCGACGGAGCGGCGCATCGTCACGAGCCGTGACCGCTTCACGGCGGTGCTGGGGTCGCGTCCGCCCGCGCGGATCCTCGTCGAGGCGTCGACCGAGAGCGAATGGGTCGCGTGTCACCTGGAGGCGCTCGGCCACGCGGTGATTGTCGCCGACCCGAACTTCGCGCCGATGTACGCCACGCGGAGTCGGCGCGTGAAGACGGACAGGCGCGATGCGCGCACCCTCGCCGACGCGCTCCGGCTCGGCGCCTATCGGCCAGCGCACCGCGTGTCGGCCGCGCGCCGCCACGTGCGCGCCGAGCTGGCGGTGCGCGAGGCGCTGGTCCGCACGCGCACGCGGTGCATCGCGCTCGCCAAGGCGCTCGTGCGCCGCGACGGCCTGCGCGTGCCGAGCAGCACGGCCGCGAACTTCGTCGAGCGACTCACGGCGCTCCCCCTCGGGTCGACGCTGGCGGCCGAGCTCGCGCCGTTGATCGCGGTCCTCGGCCCGCTGAACGTCCAGATCGAGGCCGCGGACGCGCGCATCGCGGCACTGGGGCGCACGGACCCGATCGTGGCGCTGCTGCAGACGGCCCCCTCCATCGGGCCGGTGACCTCGAGCGGCCTCGTCGCGATTGCGGATGACGTCGGCCGGTTCCCGTCGGCGCACCAGTTCGAGGCCTTCCTCGGGCTGGTGCCCGGGGAGCGGAGCTCAGGCGAGAAGCGCCGGGTCGGGCACATCACGAAGGCGGGCAACCGCCGCGCGCGCTATCTCCTGGTCGAGGCGGCGTGGCGCATCCTCCGCTCGAAGGCGGCCGACACCGCGGTGCTGCGCGCGTGGGCGCAGCGCATCCTGCATCGGCGGGGCAAGAAGATCGCGGCGGTCGCGCTGGCGCGGCGGCTCGCGGGCATCCTGTATGCGATGTGGCGGGATCAGCGGGCGTATGACGCGGGCCAGCTGCGGATGCCGCCGAGCGAGCCGGTGCACGCCGCGTAA